One region of Mus musculus strain C57BL/6J chromosome 3, GRCm38.p6 C57BL/6J genomic DNA includes:
- the Tm4sf4 gene encoding transmembrane 4 L6 family member 4, which yields MCTGGCARCLGGTLIPLAVFGLLANILLFFPGGKVVNDKSHLSDEVWYFGGILGSGVLMIFPALVFLGLQNNDCCGCCGNEGCGKRFAMFTSTLFAVIGFLGAGYSFIVSAVSINKGPKCFMANGTWGYPFHDGDYLKDQALWSECKEPRDVVPWNLTLFSILLVIGGIQMVLCAIQVINGLLGTLCGDCQCCGCCGGDGPV from the exons ATGTGTACTGGGGGCTGTGCCAGGTGCCTGGGGGGCACCCTCATTCCCCTGGCTGTGTTTGGCCTCCTGGCAAATATCCTGTTGTTCTTTCCTGGAGGAAAAGTGGTGAACGACAAAAGCCACCTTTCGGATGAGGTCTGGTACTTCGGAGGAATATTGGGAAGTGGAGTCTTG ATGATCTTCCCTGCGCTTGTGTTCTTGGGCCTGCAGAACAACGACTGCTGCGGATGCTGTGGCAATGAGGGCTGTGGGAAGCGATTTGCG ATGTTCACCTCCACGTTGTTTGCTGTGATTGGATTCTTAGGTGCTGGCTACTCATTTATCGTCTCAGCTGTTTCTATCAACAAGGGTCCTAAATGCTTCATGGCCAATGGTACATGGGGATACCCCTTCCACGATGG TGATTATCTAAAAGACCAAGCCTTGTGGAGCGAGTGCAAAGAGCCCCGTGATGTGGTCCCCTGGAACCTCACCCTCTTCTCCATTCTGCTGGTCATCGGAGGGATCCAGATGGTTCTCTGTGCCATCCAGGTGATCAATGGCCTCCTGGGAACTCTCTGTGGAGACTGCCAGTGCTGTGGCTGCTGTGGG GGTGATGGACCAGTCTAA